In Uranotaenia lowii strain MFRU-FL chromosome 2, ASM2978415v1, whole genome shotgun sequence, one genomic interval encodes:
- the LOC129746492 gene encoding uncharacterized protein LOC129746492 translates to MFLQEFELMDEEPDFSSANNQNQVCTASSSTKPAADWIFTKHDLEYLYPRIEHQVKEKIFNPINSVLDAYWPVYVNSFKVTSPERGTWYDEIASYFAVHGLITRMVYFHDADVELFQYQQKYQVLDFLVYFVSKDDAESAIRRCHRQLRYGYHLNVACGRVRAQLVKKRSLMFTETSNMFSNTYASKTSGLTIPLEFHAESTFAPFGTVDFITRYSTTLFAIEFESKKEMGNALRSQMNYAPVKFRKKCSYKQRFVEYDVRNHLKKILYENPNFLNMMPKPHIMQFFLRGENPITDLTWRNSLVPVRSLYGMQQKRLQRRECHFRQKLKRQAEKLLKQKSETSVSNPENNLTSNVEIQSGNSNPECVEHQTNPPNEECAKSEQNSYPKEEDHAKLAYQKEISELQQNWKNEDEHLAEKDKRQKLVMAKINQYLKARFLPTTSRDYVLKCRTTNVPTKKSKTKATKKLDTSNNVIIFL, encoded by the coding sequence ATGTTTTTACAGGAGTTTGAATTAATGGACGAGGAACCGGACTTCTCGAGCGCTAATAACCAAAATCAGGTTTGCACAGCTTCATCAAGCACTAAACCAGCAGCTGATTGGATTTTTACAAAGCACGATTTGGAATATTTGTATCCTCGTATCGAACATCAAGTaaaagagaaaatttttaatccgATCAACTCCGTTTTGGATGCATACTGGCCTGTGTATGTTAACAGTTTCAAGGTTACATCTCCCGAACGAGGTACCTGGTATGATGAAATTGCCAGCTATTTCGCTGTACATGGTTTGATTACTAGAATGGTATATTTTCATGATGCCGACGTTGAACTATTTCAGTACCAACAGAAATATCAGGTCCTCGACTTTTTAGTCTATTTCGTATCAAAGGATGATGCCGAAAGTGCAATCAGAAGATGTCATCGTCAATTACGTTACGGTTATCACCTAAACGTAGCCTGCGGCCGCGTGCGAGCGCAACTTGTTAAGAAAAGATCTCTCATGTTCACTGAAACCTCAAATATGTTTTCGAACACATACGCATCCAAAACTTCAGGCTTAACCATCCCTCTGGAATTCCATGCGGAATCAACATTCGCTCCATTTGGCACTGTTGATTTTATCACACGTTACTCTACTACACTGTTTGCAATTGAATTTGAATCTAAGAAGGAAATGGGAAATGCTCTAAGAAGTCAGATGAACTATGCACCTGTTAAATTTCGTAAAAAGTGTTCATACAAGCAGCGTTTTGTTGAATACGATGTTAGAAACCACCTCAAGAAGATACTGtatgaaaatccaaattttttgaacatgatGCCTAAACCACATATCATGCAATTCTTTTTGCGTGGGGAAAATCCGATAACAGATTTAACGTGGCGAAATAGTTTAGTTCCTGTACGATCATTATATGGCATGCAACAGAAAAGACTCCAGCGAAGGGAGTGCCACTTCCGTCAAAAATTAAAACGTCAAGCAGAGAAACTGCTAAAGCAAAAAAGCGAAACATCAGTTTCTAATCCAGAAAATAATTTGACATCAAACGTAGAAATACAAAGCGGAAATTCGAACCCGGAATGCGTTGAACATCAAACGAACCCTCCTAACGAAGAATGTGCAAAATCGGAGCAGAACTCTTACCCAAAGGAGGAAGACCATGCAAAATTGGCATAccaaaaagaaatttcagaattacaacaaaattggaaaaatgaagaTGAACATTTAGCCGAAAAGGATAAAAGACAAAAACTTGTAATGGCAAAGATAAATCAATATCTCAAAGCTCGTTTCTTGCCAACAACCTCCCGTGATTACGTTCTTAAATGCCGAACAACTAATGTAcccacaaaaaaatcaaaaacgaaGGCTACAAAAAAACTGGACACATCGAATAATGTTATTATATTCTTATAA
- the LOC129742521 gene encoding 60S ribosomal protein L7a-like: KHFVSVVYRRRFQVIAHHQFAQALNKNTTQLLFGLLKKYRPENPSVKIQRLKAKAEAKAAGKEEPPAKKTNRLRQGANTFVKLVEHKKAQLVVITHDVVTIVLVIYLPALSRKMGIPCCIIKDKSRLGTLVFRKTCTCVALNQVDKSDRANLSKLVETIKTNFNDRYQEIRKYWGGGLLGPENMVCITKKAKARELTQKTVEVEDFPRPNR; encoded by the coding sequence AAACACTTTGTCAGTGTTGTTTATCGTCGACGTTTTCAGGTGATAGCTCACCATCAGTTCGCGCAGGCTCTAAACAAAAACACGACCCAGCTGCTGTTCGGTCTATTGAAGAAGTACCGGCCCGAAAACCCGAGCGTCAAGATCCAACGATTGAAGGCTAAGGCTGAGGCCAAGGCCGCTGGCAAGGAGGAACCTCCGGCGAAGAAAACTAACCGCCTGCGGCAGGGCGCCAACACCTTCGTCAAACTAGTCGAGCACAAGAAGGCTCAGCTGGTTGTGATCACTCACGATGTTGTTACCATTGTGCTGGTCATTTACCTGCCGGCTCTGTCCCGAAAGATGGGTATCCCGTGCTGCATCATCAAGGACAAGTCCCGGCTGGGAACGTTGGTGTTCCGTAAGACCTGCACCTGTGTTGCTCTGAACCAGGTGGACAAATCAGACCGCGCCAATCTGTCCAAGCTGGTTGAAACCATCAAAACCAACTTCAACGATCGCTACCAGGAGATCCGCAAGTACTGGGGAGGTGGTCTGCTCGGACCGGAGAATATGGTCTGCATCACCAAGAAGGCTAAGGCTCGGGAACTTACTCAGAAGACGGTGGAAGTCGAAGATTTCCCCCGCCCTAACCGATAG